The genomic segment ATGGCCGACGCGGTCGTGTCGGCGCCCCGGGGACGGGCGGCGCAGATGAACGCGGGAGCGGCCGCGGCCCGCGGGGAGGTCCTGCTCTTCCTGCACGCGGACACGCTGCTCCCGCCCGGCGGCCTCGCGGAAGTTGCGGGGGCGCTGGAGGATCCGGCCGTCGTCGGGGGAGGGTTCCGGGTGGAGCTCGCGGCGTCGGCGGCGGCTTCGGCCTACGTCCGTGCGGCTCTCCGGCTGGCCGGAATGGGGATCAACCTCCGGTCCCGCGCGACCCGTTCCTTCACGGGCGATCAGGCGATCTTCGTACGCGCGGCGGCGTTCGGGGAGATCGGCGGCTACCCGGAGATCCCGCTGATGGAGGACGTGGAGCTTTCGCGCCGGATGACGCGGATCGGGAAGACCGTGCTGCTCGCGCCGCGCGTCCGGCCCTCGGGGCGCCGGTGGGAGGCGTGGGGACCCGCAAAAACGATCGCGCTGATGTGGCGACTGCGGGTCGCCTACCTGTGCGGAAGGTCGCCCGGATGGTGCGCCGAACGGTATCGCCGCGGGCCCGCGCGCGTCGCCGGCCGCCGACTACGCTGACGGCTCCCAGGTCAGGAGGAGCGGCGTGAACGGGTTCGCGAGGTCCGGGTGGCGCGGCAGCACGCGGGCGGCGAACCCGTACCGGCCGCTGCCGGTGCACGGGATTTCCACCCGGTACACCTCCTCGTCCCCGTCCCTGCCCTCGTGGCGCGCCGGAAGGATCGTCCCGTCCCGCACCTCGCCCATCGCGGTGTACCGTCCGTAACGGACTTCGACGGCCACGTCGGCCGGGGCAAGCGTGCCGAGGCGCAGCCGGACGGCGACCCCGACCGTGTCTCCCACCCGCATGTCCTTGTGCTTCCCGATCTCCTCCACGCGGATCTTCACGCTCGGCCACGCGGAACGCACGCGCGACCGCCATGCGGCCAGCCCGCGGGCCGCGGCGCCGTTTTCCGCCGAGAGCCGCGC from the Deltaproteobacteria bacterium genome contains:
- a CDS encoding TIGR04283 family arsenosugar biosynthesis glycosyltransferase, producing the protein MSVVIPTLDEEAALPETIRSCRKAGACEVVVVDGGSADRTVEIARRMADAVVSAPRGRAAQMNAGAAAARGEVLLFLHADTLLPPGGLAEVAGALEDPAVVGGGFRVELAASAAASAYVRAALRLAGMGINLRSRATRSFTGDQAIFVRAAAFGEIGGYPEIPLMEDVELSRRMTRIGKTVLLAPRVRPSGRRWEAWGPAKTIALMWRLRVAYLCGRSPGWCAERYRRGPARVAGRRLR